A segment of the Lycium ferocissimum isolate CSIRO_LF1 chromosome 10, AGI_CSIRO_Lferr_CH_V1, whole genome shotgun sequence genome:
CTGAATATCAAACAGCCAACAGTATACTTTCTTAAAGCAAAATGCTTACCTGGACCAACAAGTGCTGCAACCAATAGCTTAAGTAAATCGCGTAAACATTGGGTATGATCTAGCATTACATTAATTACCGTCTAAAATGCTGGAAGAACTTATGTTTATTAAATCACTTGGGATCATGTAGATCCTTAGTGAATATGTGTTGGCTGAGGATTTATGACTTGGGCTTCATCTCTCAAAGTTTTGAACTTCCTTACTTTCGTAACTAGTTTCAAGTTCAAGTTTCGCGCATCAGAATAGCTTATTGTGAATGTGCATGGATTATTTGTTAGTCTTGATGTCGCCGGGGCATTCTTCAAGCAAACGTCTTTGCTTGgttccttatcaaaaaaaaaaaaaaaaaaaaaaaaggaaagaaaaaaaaagaattctatGCTTGGTTAGTGTTATTGGGTGGGAAATATCATGAGTTTCTTGTGTTAAATGCAGGTCATGTTATGCTTGATTCACTCATCTTAGAGGGTTTAGTTACCACATTCCCTATATTTGTCTAGTCAATAACTATTGTCTAatgctatttttaaaaaaaaatatataactatTATCTTGTGTTGTTATCAGTTCAAGAAGTACTATAAGTGCCatcttttgcttttaaaaatttGACTTCTGCTAGGGCGTCACATTTCAGCAAAAAACTTATCTATATTCGTTGTTTATCCAAAATAGCTATTGCAAGATATCTGTTgtttataagtatatttttatcgTTAATGACTGTGTTTAAGTAAAGTGTATATGATTAATTCCTCATCTAACTGAGAAAGTAGAAAGGCAATTCTTAATAAATACGAAGTTGAGATTTTGATTCAACATATGTCACTTGTCCTAAAGTTGCTCGAGTTAGGGAAACAAACTATTTATGAACTCAAAAATATATAGCTGAACCTTTAATTTCATATTATAAAGACTAAAATTTATGACTTTCCCAACACAAAAAGGTTTGTTAAAtcgttaatataaaaataaaaacaacacacacatatatacacatacaattaaaaaaaaattaataagtatatatttacaactaatataataaagagcAGTGGATGTCTTCCTACTCATgtgaataaaatgaaatatgtaatttattcaatttttagaattacaAAAGTGCATATAtgagtttataaaataaattttttcttttatcaatACTTGTActaataaataccaaaaaatagtaaaatatgaattatttttaaaatgtatttctCACATATTTTAAACATAAAAGATAAAGtgtcaaaagaaaaatatatttggaaAATCACTTGCCACTACATAATGTAATTATTAGTAATTTTCACATTTTCTAAAAAAGTAGAGTGTGTAATTGCACGTCCTCGATTACGTTACAGTTATATTAATTGGTTGGACGAACGAtccaaaatcatataattaaaCTGATTACACTTAAATCTAATTATAAAGTATCATTTCAAAGAAGCTCTAGTTGAACAAGTTTGTTATCTAGAAATCTAACATAAAACTTTGAAAGATTATGTACTAATAAATGAATCAAATTATTGCATTATTGGAAATCTATGTGATTTGAGTAAGAGATCTATTAGTGGAATAGTAATCAATTAAAGTTATGATTTTAAATTgtttaaagaataaattcttaagATATTTTCATACACATAAAAAAAGTCAAGATCCTCATAAAGAATTTGACTTAGGCTACCAAATTTATTAAATCGCCGCTGCCAAGGTGATTAAATTCAAACTTAATATTTGCGATATTTAACCATGATGCttaaagaaattttaatattaagaTATTAAACCCTTAAACTTTAATAGAATGGCATGTTGATACTTTCCATGGATTTCATAATGTCTTACTTGTACTACAAACTAAAATAGTCTAAATTTTTGGTGAGCAAAAACTCCCAACAcgataaatatttatattattagaTCTCATACTGTACTTAGATAAATTcttaaatattaataattaataaactaataaaaataatacatattGTGTAAAAACATTATACTGCAGATATATTCAACTTGAATGAGTAATTAATTATTCTTGAGTTCTTTTAAAACTTTGAAATCCACACACTCACCCCTCCTCgacccccacccccacgcccACTCCCCAGCTTCCCTCCAGCCAACTAGTTATTTTTCTTAACACTAAACCCCCACACCCGAAGGCCGAAAGTACACTGTTTGCAGTTCAGGGTTTTATTATGTACTCTTTCTAAACGGAACAGAACTCCAATTCTCTGATTAATCTGCAATGGAGGTACATTCCCATGATTCCAAacaatttctcttttctcttttttttttaaaaaaaaatttcgaccCCCTTTTAGATTTTAAAGCTTgcatgattctttttttttttttttttttcagagcATGAAACAACCTGAGATTGAAAGGACTGGAATCGAAGAAATCGACAATGGGGAATACTGGCCACTCTCGGGGAAACCCTATGTTGATATGATTCTCTCAAAGAGCAGTGTCAAGCCCCTCTACAATTTGGTAactcccatttttttttccctcctcTTTCTATAAAGCGCCCCCCGGTTAATATTTGATTATAAAATGATTCTTTGCAATGGTGTGTGTTCTAGGTTTAAAATTTAGGctctaaaatatatatatagttactagTTTTTGGGCAGCGCGCTGTGCGTGTGCCTCGGTGTCaatgagtattttttttttaattacatagaTACTAGTACTGAAATTGCATttgaattacaaaataaaaattaaataagaaagtgtaaatATAGCATATTtagtaattaaataaaagaagaaaatttttaCTGCTAAAGTCCTCGGATGTGGGTTTTGGCACTGAATTTCTTTGAATGTTGACagtatatacccaaaaaaaTGACAGACGAGCTTCCTTCTGATGGAGCACCTGTAGTCCTAACTTGTGGTCGAAAGAAGTGGGATATGTTTTACGGTGGAAAATCTAACCACAAATTTAGCGGTGAGTGGAGAAAATTTGTGGATGATAATAATTTGAAGGAAGGGGATGGACTTGTGTTTGAACTTTCAGAGTGCAGCGCCAGCAAAATCCATTTCAGGGTTCAGATTCTCAGAGGTGATTTCCCATCTGAATTGGTGCCTAAAGATGTGGCGGGTGCAAACCATGACAACCCAATAGAAATTGGTTGAAACTGCTCTTGTAATTGTTGGAAGTTGTAGGTTAACTACAAGTGTTTGAAACCATGTCTACTCAATTTTATTTTCTGCAAGATACATCTGCAGTTTTCTTAGTTTACCTCAGGTGCATGCAAACTCTGTTTTAAAAGATTCAACTTTCTATTTTATTCTCTGTGTATGTATTGTCTAAATTGTGATTATGGTGGTTATCTTCTGTCTGTGTACTAAGCATTAACTCTGCTATATCATTTCAAAGAATGGAATTTAGCAATTATTTTGACAATTACATGCCTGTTAACATGTTGATATAAGAAAATAGTCATTACTTTTTTGTATTTGAAATCCTGAGGCTTCACTGTCTTCCAGTGTTCAACCCAGCTTCTAGTGCTTCTTCATCTTTTGTCTGCTGAACCTGCCGATAGTGTCCTAGACTGAAGAAATCCATAATGTTTTAGATATTTTTCAGGCAGAGCCAATCACTTGTAGAGTTTTTTAGTATGTTCCTACTCATATTCTTAGAGACTAGAGAAAACACTTGGCAGCCTTATGGAGCAACATCCTTTTGCAAATGATTTAAAGAGAAAGCTCTTTGCTCCCATTCTAGTTGTTTCTTTTCTCCTTTATAAACGCACCATATGAGCTATATCTTTTGATTCCTGGGAGCATGTCCGACAAATTTAGACAAAAAAGAACGGTTTTTAGGCCATTTAAAAATGCTGCAACAGGTAACTTGTTCCAAGGTATCTAGTTTTATCTAGTTTCTTCATCGGTATTGTGTTCATTATACAGAATCTGTCCCAAAGACAGTCAAGATAATAAATGCTCATTATACAGAATCTGTCCCAAAGACAGTCAAGGTAATAAATGCATTCTCATTACTTTTACATGGcattcgatttttttttcctcctgtGCTCAACTTTTGATGTGCCCTGCCCCAAAGAAGGGAGTGGAGGAGGGGGGAACTTCATAAAATTTCTGGATTCAGGTGATCAACTATCTTTTTTTATAGTCTATTTGAAGGGGATGACAGTATTTTAGTATCTCATCGGAGGATTAACCTTTTGTGGAGAAGCCAGCATAGCTTGTCAGTAAAACTTATAACTTTGAATAGTCCTATTCCATCAAGTTTCAACTTCCATAGCTTTTTTATTTGTGTCTTCctttacaattttcaatttatCTCTCTATTCCTTACTCATGCAAAGAGTAGAGTATGCTAACCTGCCTGGATTTACATTCTTGTTTCATCATGCTCATGATCTAGACGCTTCCGTCCTACCATTTGTGTCAAATGTTATACCTTTTTCCACCCTTTCTCAGAATGTTATGCGTGACTGCTGTTACTTGTGCTATGGGGTAGTGATTCCAATGGCACCTATCTTCATATAGCCGTCTCAAGACAGTGCGGAAGGATAATCTCACTCAGATTAGTCTCGTCCAATTTTGGTTCCTTTCATGACTGTCATAGGCAGCTTTAGTTCTTAAGAAAAGCAGGAAACTCGATGCTACTCCGAATAAAGAGATGCATCCCCACCACATAAATGTCTGAATGTAACAGTTCCTACCCATGCAAACCTTTGATCCATCTAATACAAGAACTTGGTTTGGTTTTCCTAGGTTTGCTTCATAGACGAGAGCTGCAAGAAGTCCATAGAGTAGTGATCCCAGAGGGATGTTGGTGATGAGAATGTTGTGATTGACTCCTGCACTGTTGGGGCCAAACAGCTCAGAGGTTATCGACACTGCTGCTGAAAATACAAAACCAGAGCTCAGCCCAAGTAACGCCGTGGCAGCACTCAATGCAGCTTTGCTTCCTGATAAAACAAGCAGGAAGAAAGCCAGTGGTGTTGGAATCAGCGCAAATGCAAGCCATGCGGTCCTTGCGTAGTACATCTTGCTGCATCCGAAAAAAACCATTTCAGCTGTCAATGTTTTGACTATTATGGTGATTGTTCATCTAAAGAATAGTAAATCTTGAAGTACTTACTCGCGTAGGAAATCTGGGGTGGCTGAAAGCAGGCGCCCGAAGAAGGAACATGCAGAATAGAGTGCAACAAGAAAGCTGATCTCCGATCTATATCCAAGTGACTCTGAAATTTGACCTAGATTGTTGCTGTAAACGAGTACGAGTGTCCCCCCACAGAAATATGCTAGGTAATATAGCCAGAAATCCAACCTACGCATGAGCAGATTTGCTGAATGTTCTTCTCCAAGCAGCAGCAAACGATCTCTCAACAGAAAACTGCTAGTCCAACTTTCCTTCTCCTTTGAACCATGAGAATTTTCAGTCCAAAAACTCATATTCGAAGCCTCTTTCCACATCATTTCTTTGTGCATTCCAAAATCATCAGGATCATTGTCTTCGAGTGACATATAATTATTAGGATGGAACAGTTGAGACCACTCTTCTGTGCAGATAACCCCTGGTGCAATCACCGGTAGGACCAGCAAGAACAGTGCGCCAGCCAAGAGGATACGAGCAGTCTGTGCACTATATGAGACCGAATTCAGGATTAAGAGATAAAGGCCGGTAAGAACTGCTAGTATGGTTAGGCAACGGAAATTGAGATATTCTCTGTGAACAGAATCAGCACGAAGGGTTTGAGAATGAGGCTGCCGGAGGATAGGCAAAGCTGCAACTGATGTGACAAGGGGGACTAGGGCATTAAGAAGAAGGTATAGAGTGTCATCTTTGGAGTTAATTGAATTGGCAATGAGGTTGTACAGGGCTGCACTTGCACCATTGAAACTTATGCTGAGGGACAATGCAAATGGCCTATTTGCTGTGAAATTTTTGATGCACAACACATAACATACTGTATTAAACCAGCAGATACTGCAGCCAGCCAGCACACATAACAGAAATACCTACAAGATTTATCAGTGAGCTTGAGAATGAGATAGGATCACAATGAATTTCAAGCGCGGTGAAGTAAAGAGTTGAGAAAAATAATCATGTAGCATCTTGGAATTCTGCATATTGCAATTTCAGTTGATTACAAAGGCAACCTTCTCAAGGCACCATGGAGTCCCCCTTGAATCTCGAGACCTTTTTTAGATTAGCAAAAAGGCTTTCAAGCACAAAACATTAATTGATTAGAATGGCAGTTGCTGAGAATAAGATGTTAAAACTCTTTCTCCTTGGTGGCAGTCACTTTATGGTTGTCAAGAGCAAGATTTTTTACCTAATGAGAAACCTCAGAAATGATAAACTAAGTTAGTTTGCCTTCTAAATACCTTTTAACTCTACTTGATGGACACCTTCGTTTATTTTACAGAAGACTTTGATTGGCACTTCAGTGGGGGTTGTCTTCTCTTTTAACATATATGCAGAGCAGATTTTAAGATAGTTTAGCTAAGACAGCCCTCAGTAAACAGAGTTTTCCCCTCTTTTTAGTCCCCTCTTCTTTCCATGGTAGACTGCTAGACTTCATGGTTTCTGGTTGATCAATTTTCTTAGTCCTCACCAAACATTAACTGTACTTATGTTTCTATTATTGCCTGGTAGGGTTCAAAAGTCATTTCTAAAATAATAAAGTTTGCTGCAGTAAGTTGTTGTGGTAGCTCCAACAACTGTCAACTACTAGTTCAACAAAGAATCCAGAGAGAAGATATTCTCGAGTAAAACAAAAATACAAGGCAAAAAGCAATGGATATACAGTGAACCGCAAAAATTGGATTAAGTTTTCAAGAAGATTTTTGGGAGCAGAGAAGGAGAAAACTGACCAAGAAGAGATCTTTTCTTTAAGgccaagaagaagaaaaagagaataacAAAACTAACCAAGAAATAAGGCAAAATGATGATTCTCTGAATGACCATCCATTGAAGACCATAACCAACAAGTCCCATGAAAGCAGCAATGACAAGAACAAACCATAATGGGAAATACATAAGAGAGACACCTGAACACCAACCAAATGCTTTCCCAAAATCTGATGCCATAGACAGATAATTCAGCTGAACCTGTGAAATTCCAAGAACAGATTTCAATTCAGAAGAATAGGAGGAGAAGTCAAAATTTGTCCCTGTAAATGCTTGAATCCATGTGCTTGCTATCAATATCATCCATTTACTTGATTGCTCCATAAATCTTCTctgtttttttcctttgtttggGGTTATATTTTAGAAGTCATGGGAGATACACGTATATATTGGAAAGGGGTGAACCTTGGAGAATCTTGAAAGCGAAGaaatgatattttagttgtgcaTGTTTGAGGCTGGTTGGTGAGACGAGGGAGGTTGGAGGTTGGAGGTTTTTCAGGTCCTACCACAAGGCATTCAAAGACTTCATCATTTCTTTATCATTACTccttattattgtttttttcttttgagttttggcgtgggggggggggggtaggaaTTATAAAGATTTGTTAAAAACTAATACCACTAACATATAATAAGATTTAACTATTATAATTTagagaaaagaaatttaaaagtcTCATAAAgctaaaaaataataacaataactacATGACTCGGTTTTAAACAATTTATGATCAATTATATGAATCTTTAacctaaataaaaataagaaataagttatatatatatatatatatatatatatataataccaaTATTAAAAGTCATACTTCGAAATAACTTTCTTCCATAAATGTAGCACTCCTGAAAATTTGATTAAGTTTTAATACCTTAAAGCACGTTAAcgaatatttaaaatattttttttttgtgtgacaacaaataagaaaaatattacatAAGCATGTACTTAGACAACATGAATACATGATGACTCGAGGATACATTATCTCAAAATGGGAGATAGAatcacagagagagagagagagaatgccAACTAAATCCCTGGACAAATGCCCTTATAGTGGTCTAAATGGACTTAAAGAATCGGCctcattttcttattattttccaAGTGCGATCCCATACACTTTATTCTTGTTTATCCAAAATGAGCATTAAAGAACCAACAAATGACATTCGTGTGGTTTTTCAAGTGAACTCTCAGCCAATATCAATTTCAATGTCATTCAAGATAATTTTTTCTAATGTTTTGTGTTAGTTGGAGTTAGTTAACATTTATATTAATACCATAATACATTTGGGTTGGTTAGATTTTTACAAGAACACCAAGGATCTTCAAAATCTATAAATTGATTCTTTGGGTTTTCTTCAAGAAGATAAATTTTTATACTTTTGAATGATAAgtttaaattatttatgagTATTTATAGTTGTGAAAGTTGTTATTTGAGTTGGAATGTGATTGGCGTGACCATAAAAGAAAAGTGTTAAACTGATattaatgaaagttgttaagtTGGTGAAGGAAATGGTGAACCTATATAACTCAAATGTATTAACGCCGTTGTTAGAATATTTTTCGGTGATTCATCAAGGTCACACCTAAAATGAAGGAACACGAAAACTTAGTTAGTTAAattgatattatatatatatatatatatatatgtatgtatatgagttcgtttatgtatatattgaaGCTGTTGGAATCATTTGAAATGTTTGGAGTGACTCTTAGTGTTAGCCCCTCGGCTTGAATGATCGGACATGGCATGGGTGTGGCAAGGGATTTGCATGATGgaccttgtcacgacccaaaaaaGGGTGTGCGCATCATGTTGGCATGAAACAAGTCTGCCGGACAATGGCATGTGCGGGCGAAGCATGGACCGTGGCACGATGGCATATGGCTTAAGTGTCAAGGCATGGCAAGACCATGGCATTGGTGTGGCCATGTCAAGGCAGCAGAATCTGCGGCAAAGCTAAGTCAGGGACTGGTTGAGCTAAGGCATGGGCAAGACAAGCAGATAAGGCTAAGGCATGGCGTGGCACGGCAAGGCCGTGGGTGCAAGCAAGGCAATGTCATGGACAAGCTGGGCGCATGGCAAAGGCACACATGTGCACTAGGCATGCCGTGCATGGAAAATGGCGGGAAGGGCTAGCAGGCACCAAGGATTGGCGCTAAAGCTGGGTGTTGGCGCCAAAACTCAGCAGGGGCTCGCGCATATACATGGCACACGCGAGCAGATGAGCGGTTTCCTTTATTTTCAGTCGCAATGGTCATGCTGGCTGGGCAGTTTCCTTTGAATTCAACTTGCAATGCTAATCCTATGCAGTTGGGGATGTCAACTGCTTTGCCTAGGATAAGGGCTAAGTGGGCCAAGTGGTCCTATCATTGTAAGCCAAGTGTCGGGCAGTTGGCCTATCATACGAAATTATAAGTGTGTGGCCACCCCCACTTGCAAAAACGGGTGAGTTAGAGTATTAGGGAATCCTTTTGAGAGCAAAATCTTTATGAAGTCAAGGTGATCTTAGTGCCAAGGTGGTGCCAAATTGTAGTGTTTTTGTATTCACTTTAATAATACGAATTGGGAGTTAGAGTATTAGGGAATCCTTTTGAGAGCAAAATCTTTATAAAGTCAAGGTGATCTTAGTGCCAAGGTGGTGCCAAATTGTAGTGTTTTTGTATTCACTTTAATAATCCGAATTGGGAATTAGGTTTCCTATAAATCTGCCTTGtgttctttatttttatgttgCCGTTCTTTCATCTTTTGGTGCCTAAAAACCATCAAGTAACTTACTACGTTGTTGTTGCCAAAATTCGAGTTAAAGGCCAAACATCCTGAAAATTGGCTAAGTGCTGGAACAGGTTGAACCAAGGCATGGCTTGACTGTCGTGCAGGGGCAAACCTCGCACTGTCGGCTGTTTGAAAATCACCCCTGTGACACTTAGCTTAATTAGAGAGGCTTTGAGATATGCGTAACTTCTAACCTTATGTGTTTTCAATCGACTTGCATCTTGAAAGCAATGATTTAAATGTGATACCATGCACGTGAAGAACAAATTTGCATGATTTATTCCTTACTTAAATTGTGATTATTTGACATAATTATAAAAGGATGAGTTAATAATGTGTATGATATTTTCTCatgagtaaatgaatatgataatatatagTAGTATATTGCAATATATACACGTTACAAACACTTGTTTGTTAAATAAGATAATATATACATGTTCACAAGACTCTTGACATAGGTTGAAATGTAACACTTGACAATTCTTAACTTgagagattgaattggaaaaaaGGTCACGAATCATAAAAAGGAATGATAATTGTGAGATTGTCGAGTGTTGCCTATCTACTCGGGAGCGCATATTGGACATTTTGGATCTTTGATGCTATCACGCCCCGAAACTGGGCATggacgtaacacgacactcggtgtcTGACTGCATGTGATCAAGCGAAttgaaccacatggcttgctgaatcaaaaTGAGATATGTACTGATGCGAAATATAAATTAAGACATGAATAGTCTGAATAAAATATTTGACGACATAATATTACTAAAAAAACAGTTTTAAAACATAAGTGTGGAAATAGTCTGAAAATGTGATAGTGTAGCCCACAAGGCTGAACATAACTAAATACCCAACATGACATGATTGACtggtctatgaaacctctgacatgagtctgtAATACTGAACtgttgctgggacaaggcccccaacatGCCTGACTCTAACATGACTACTGAAAATAAAAACGGTGCTCCGAAGAAAGTGGGGCTCACTAATTAGCTGATATGCGCAAATCCTAACTCGCGGTCCTGTCGTCTTGAAAATCAGCACCTACATCGTGAAATGCAAGCCTCAGGCAAAAGGGTCataagtacatttgaattgtacttgtatgtaaaaCCAACTGAATGAATAAATAGTTGTGGGGTACTCGGGGAAAGGGAAACCCAAACCAATCAACATGAAcatactgaaactgaaactaaacATACTGATAGATGAACTGAACAAGAGAAGAATAATAAGTGCTACCTATTCTAAATATGAAATCACCTGTTTTAAACTGAGTTTATATTCTATGGCCTCGACTAAGAATAAGTGCATAAATCGGTGGCCTCggccaagtatacgtatacataaagTTGCGGCCATAACACTGGAATACTGAACATTACTATATTGAGACATGAAATCATAATTAGGTTCTGATATAGAGTATTGATTATCACTATACTGAACAGAGATATGAATTCATACTGAGGTTCTGATATAGAGTACGAACTATTGCTATACTGAACTAAGACATGAATTCATACTGAGATTCTGAAAGCGAGTACTGACTATTATTGTATTGAACTGAGACATGAATTCATAAACTATTCATGGGATTTAAAGTAGTACTTTTACTGTTTTACATAAGCATTTTGTGGTCTATGCCTGAGACTCATGGGATGTCAAACATTAGCTTATACTGATTACGCACTGATTTCACAATATTCAGAATGATAATCATGAACAACTACGAAACTATATTCTCAAAGGATAGAAGTTCTAAACATTTCATGAACCAAGGCATAATCTCTATTTCTAATGTAATTCGTAGTAATCATGatgaacgtggcgtggggaagatcAATAATATTCCCACACAtagagagttagccttacatacctatAATCTCTCCAATCTAATGATCTAAGCTGCTTCTTTAACGAagaacaccaaaaccctatctTTGAATCGCTTGAGAAGGATTTACCTTGAaaatcctatgttttggttgaagaatcatgttactaatcatgaattaatgttagaattGCTTAGGAATTGTTAGAGCAATCTTAACTTGGCGTTGGAGGATGAGGACAGGAGAGAAACGATTGCTTAGGGCTTTAGAATGAAGTTGGAACGtcaaaaatgacataaaatcgTCTTAATGTCTCTTTTATAGGCCTGTGGAGAAGTACCCCTTGGCTTTCTAAGTGAGCTCTAGGGCGAGCTCAAGCCTCGCTTTGGCACTCGCTCGGCAAGCTCCCAGCTCATTTTGGGGCCTGTCGAGCATGCTTCAGTAAAATAGGGATAATTTTTTGTACAAAGACCTGTTTGCCATCTATTTTATATGGAtgaaaaggtatttcaaagggctacaactttcatacaagaagtttcccaaattcctaacgAATTTTCACAAAATTAGGCTGGAAGGCGGACCTACAGtaaacttagtcgattctatcgaatcttatgcacctcactattcatcttgatttcaaaacaactatttccatccaaactcaTCCCGATGGGacttcatatggctaaaatgtcacattaatactcatttaacatattgacacctaacccgaatttacggagtgttacagaTGCATACAAGATGAAATCTGGCCAAGGTATAAATGTGCAACGCGTTTTGCCTAACCACCCGAGGTGGATAATGGGTCTTCTTGGATTCTTGATAGATATGTATAACCTATATGACGGGGATGAGCACACCAAACATCGTAGATGACATCCCGATGCATATATCACCACTGTTATAAAAATCTTGAGACATGCACATTGAGAATGAGAATTAAAACAAGTTATAATTGCAACACTAAATTGGTTCAGTAAATGCTTTGAGACGGAATTGATGCtttaatatattattttgtcaATCAACATGATTTTAGTCACTCGTGATAATtgaaatatttatattaaatgCTTTGATAAACTAATATGTCAattatttccttttatatgattattatatttttttgcatAGCTCTTGTTCCGTCTTAGTGGTCCGACTATGATGCATATCCGACTATTTTGATATTCAAGCATCGTTTGTTTAAATGGTGTTAGATTTGACAGACGGTTAGATTGCAGGGCAGTTAACGTATGAGCTAAAGTTCCTGCAACTTGATTCTTTTAGTGAGCCCACTTTTCGTGGATCACTACatttcaattttatatttttgtatagtCAGGTTAGCcccataaatttattatttcattcataGGATCATAAAGGTTTTATAGATCACTTTGTTTCTCTCATTATTAAAAtgttagtattaatttaatCAAGTGAATTATGTGAATACAGATGAGATATATATTATGCTACAATGGTTCACTCGGTGCAAGTTGGTAGGCATTGGATGCTGGTCATGTTGCAAACCattttggggtgtgacaataggtATGTTTCGTCCCCTTTTTAACACCTGCACTCACTATAGTTATACACCTTCAACTGGTGTGTATGCAAGTCAACACAAGACATGACCAAATCATTTCAAGGGaccttttcttattttatctTAAATATTGTTACTTGATTCTTCTAATTAACAAAAGTGATT
Coding sequences within it:
- the LOC132032391 gene encoding B3 domain-containing protein Os04g0386900-like isoform X1, translating into METRPSSSVLVSNHKDHYTMKQPEIEITRIEEIDNGEYWPQSGKPFVDMILPRSSVNPPYKLYIPKKMTDELPSDGAPVVLTCGRKKWDMFYGGKSNHKFSGEWRKFVDDNNLKEGDGLVFELSECSASKIHFRVQILRGDFPSELVPKDVAGANHDNPIEIG
- the LOC132032390 gene encoding protein NUCLEAR FUSION DEFECTIVE 4-like encodes the protein MEQSSKWMILIASTWIQAFTGTNFDFSSYSSELKSVLGISQVQLNYLSMASDFGKAFGWCSGVSLMYFPLWFVLVIAAFMGLVGYGLQWMVIQRIIILPYFLVFLLCVLAGCSICWFNTVCYVLCIKNFTANRPFALSLSISFNGASAALYNLIANSINSKDDTLYLLLNALVPLVTSVAALPILRQPHSQTLRADSVHREYLNFRCLTILAVLTGLYLLILNSVSYSAQTARILLAGALFLLVLPVIAPGVICTEEWSQLFHPNNYMSLEDNDPDDFGMHKEMMWKEASNMSFWTENSHGSKEKESWTSSFLLRDRLLLLGEEHSANLLMRRLDFWLYYLAYFCGGTLVLVYSNNLGQISESLGYRSEISFLVALYSACSFFGRLLSATPDFLRDKMYYARTAWLAFALIPTPLAFFLLVLSGSKAALSAATALLGLSSGFVFSAAVSITSELFGPNSAGVNHNILITNIPLGSLLYGLLAALVYEANLGKPNQVLVLDGSKVCMGRNCYIQTFMWWGCISLFGVASSFLLFLRTKAAYDSHERNQNWTRLI
- the LOC132032391 gene encoding uncharacterized protein LOC132032391 isoform X2, with translation MEKQPEIERTGIEEIDNGEYWPLSGKPYVDMILSKSSVKPLYNLYIPKKMTDELPSDGAPVVLTCGRKKWDMFYGGKSNHKFSGEWRKFVDDNNLKEGDGLVFELSECSASKIHFRVQILRGDFPSELVPKDVAGANHDNPIEIG